A genomic region of Equus caballus isolate H_3958 breed thoroughbred chromosome 1, TB-T2T, whole genome shotgun sequence contains the following coding sequences:
- the LOC100049805 gene encoding granzyme B encodes MQPLLLLLVFLLSPGTEAGEIIGGHEARPHSRPYMAFVQFLVEEKNHRCGGVLVQQDFVLTAAHCWGSSINVTLGAHNIQKQERTQQVISVKEAIPHPDYKRKKFSNDIMLLKLERKATQTAAVRPLSLPWGTAQVRPGEVCSVAGWGRVTRNGRASVTLQEVELTVQQDRVCKSYLRNYNSTTQLCVGDPKEKKSSFKGDSGGPLVCNNLIQGLVSYGRCNGTPPRAFTKVSSFMPWIKKTLKATWQSG; translated from the exons ATGCAgcctctcctgctcctgctggtGTTTTTACTGTCCCCTGGGACAGAGGCAG GGGAGATCATCGGGGGACATGAGGCCAGGCCCCACTCTCGACCCTACATGGCATTTGTTCAATTTCTGgttgaagagaaaaatcacaggTGTGGCGGTGTCCTCGTGCAACAGGACTTTGTTCTGACGGCTGCTCACTGCTGGGGAAG CTCAATCAACGTGACCCTGGGGGCCCACAACATCCAGAAGCAGGAGAGGACCCAGCAGGTCATCTCTGTGAAGGAAGCCATCCCCCACCCAGACTATAAACGTAAGAAGTTCTCCAATGACATCATGTTGCTAAAG ctggagagaaaggcTACTCAGACTGCAGCTGTGAGGCCCCTCAGCCTGCCCTGGGGCACAGCCCAGGTAAGGCCTGGAGAGGTGTGCAGTGTGGCTGGCTGGGGGAGAGTCACCCGAAATGGCAGAGCATCAGTCACTCTGCAGGAGGTGGAGCTGACCGTGCAGCAGGACCGCGTGTGCAAATCCTACTTACGCAATTACAACAGTACCACTCAGCTTTGTGTGGGGGACCCGAAGGAAAAGAAGTCTTCTTTTAAG GGGGACTCCGGGGGCCCTCTTGTGTGTAACAACTTGATCCAGGGCCTTGTCTCCTATGGAAGATGCAACGGGACTCCTCCACGGGCCTTCACCAAAGTCTCAAGCTTTATGCCCTGGATAAAGAAAACCTTGAAGGCCACATGGcagagtggctaa